A genomic region of Lonchura striata isolate bLonStr1 chromosome 8, bLonStr1.mat, whole genome shotgun sequence contains the following coding sequences:
- the G6PC2 gene encoding glucose-6-phosphatase 2 isoform X1, producing the protein MDLLHSNGVLIIQHLQRDYRAYQDFLNFMSYVGDPRNIFSIYFPLWFQLNQVVGTKMIWVAVIGDWFNLIFKWILFGHRPYWWVQETMIYPNQSSPCLEQFPITCETGPGSPSGHAMGSSCVWYVMVTAALSYTVRWKDKSAVTLHRLTWSFLWSIFWIIQISVCISRVFIATHFPHQVVLGVFAGILVAEAFEHTPAIQTASFRMYIKTNLFLFVFALGFYLSLKLLDIDLLWSVPKAKKWCANPDWINIDTTPFAGLVRNLGALFGLGLGINSEMFITSCKGKNSCKISFRILCIAASLATLQLYNFVKIPTHTEYLFYILSFCKSAAMPLTVVALVPYCVHSLMGTTEKKLN; encoded by the exons ATGGATCTCCTTCACAGCAATGGAGTGCTTATCATTCAGCATTTACAGAGGGACTACAGGGCTTACCAGGATTTCCTTAATTTTATGTCATATGTTGGTGATCCTCGgaatatattttcaatttattttcctctttggtTTCAGCTCAACCAAGTGGTTGGTACTAAAATGATATGGGTGGCTGTCATTGGTGATTGGTTCAACCTCATATTTAAATG GATTTTATTTGGCCATCGCCCTTACTGGTGGGTGCAAGAAACAATGATTTATCCTAATCAGTCAAGCCCATGCCTTGAACAGTTTCCTATAACATGTGAAACTGGACCAG GAAGCCCATCTGGACATGCCATGGGATCATCCTGTGTCTGGTATGTAATGGTCACAGCAGCACTTAGCTACACTGTTAGGTGGAAAGATAAATCAGCTGTTACCCTTCACAG ACTAACATGGTCATTCCTCTGGAGTATTTTTTGGATTATCCAGATCAGTGTGTGCATCTCAAGAGTATTCATAGCAACACATTTCCCTCATCAAGTTGTTCTTGGAGTATTTGCTG GCATTCTTGTGGCAGAAGCATTTGAGCATACCCCTGCTATTCAGACAGCAAGCTTCAGAATGTACATCAAGacaaatttgtttcttttcGTCTTTGCCCTTGGCTTTTATCTATCCCTCAAGCTTCTTGATATTGACTTGCTATGGTCTGTTCCAAAGGCCAAGAAGTGGTGTGCCAACCCAGACTGGATAAACATTGACACAACTCCATTTGCTGGACTGGTGAGGAATTTAGGTGCACTCTTTGGTTTAGGTCTTGGAATTAATTCTGAAATGTTCATCACAAGCTGCAAAGGTAAAAATAGCTGCAAGATAAGTTTCCGCATATTGTGTATAGCTGCTTCTTTAGCTACCCTGCAGCTGTATAATTTTGTTAAGATACCTACTCATACTGAGTATTTGTTCTACATTCTCTCTTTTTGTAAGAGTGCAGCTATGCCTCTGACTGTAGTTGCCTTGGTTCCATACTGTGTCCACTCGTTAATGGGGACAACTGAAAAGAAACTGAATTAG
- the G6PC2 gene encoding glucose-6-phosphatase 2 isoform X3: protein MDLLHSNGVLIIQHLQRDYRAYQDFLNFMSYVGDPRNIFSIYFPLWFQLNQVVGTKMIWVAVIGDWFNLIFKWILFGHRPYWWVQETMIYPNQSSPCLEQFPITCETGPGSPSGHAMGSSCVWYVMVTAALSYTVRWKDKSAVTLHRLTWSFLWSIFWIIQISVCISRVFIATHFPHQVVLGVFAG from the exons ATGGATCTCCTTCACAGCAATGGAGTGCTTATCATTCAGCATTTACAGAGGGACTACAGGGCTTACCAGGATTTCCTTAATTTTATGTCATATGTTGGTGATCCTCGgaatatattttcaatttattttcctctttggtTTCAGCTCAACCAAGTGGTTGGTACTAAAATGATATGGGTGGCTGTCATTGGTGATTGGTTCAACCTCATATTTAAATG GATTTTATTTGGCCATCGCCCTTACTGGTGGGTGCAAGAAACAATGATTTATCCTAATCAGTCAAGCCCATGCCTTGAACAGTTTCCTATAACATGTGAAACTGGACCAG GAAGCCCATCTGGACATGCCATGGGATCATCCTGTGTCTGGTATGTAATGGTCACAGCAGCACTTAGCTACACTGTTAGGTGGAAAGATAAATCAGCTGTTACCCTTCACAG ACTAACATGGTCATTCCTCTGGAGTATTTTTTGGATTATCCAGATCAGTGTGTGCATCTCAAGAGTATTCATAGCAACACATTTCCCTCATCAAGTTGTTCTTGGAGTATTTGCTG GATAA
- the G6PC2 gene encoding glucose-6-phosphatase 2 isoform X2 encodes MIWVAVIGDWFNLIFKWILFGHRPYWWVQETMIYPNQSSPCLEQFPITCETGPGSPSGHAMGSSCVWYVMVTAALSYTVRWKDKSAVTLHRLTWSFLWSIFWIIQISVCISRVFIATHFPHQVVLGVFAGILVAEAFEHTPAIQTASFRMYIKTNLFLFVFALGFYLSLKLLDIDLLWSVPKAKKWCANPDWINIDTTPFAGLVRNLGALFGLGLGINSEMFITSCKGKNSCKISFRILCIAASLATLQLYNFVKIPTHTEYLFYILSFCKSAAMPLTVVALVPYCVHSLMGTTEKKLN; translated from the exons ATGATATGGGTGGCTGTCATTGGTGATTGGTTCAACCTCATATTTAAATG GATTTTATTTGGCCATCGCCCTTACTGGTGGGTGCAAGAAACAATGATTTATCCTAATCAGTCAAGCCCATGCCTTGAACAGTTTCCTATAACATGTGAAACTGGACCAG GAAGCCCATCTGGACATGCCATGGGATCATCCTGTGTCTGGTATGTAATGGTCACAGCAGCACTTAGCTACACTGTTAGGTGGAAAGATAAATCAGCTGTTACCCTTCACAG ACTAACATGGTCATTCCTCTGGAGTATTTTTTGGATTATCCAGATCAGTGTGTGCATCTCAAGAGTATTCATAGCAACACATTTCCCTCATCAAGTTGTTCTTGGAGTATTTGCTG GCATTCTTGTGGCAGAAGCATTTGAGCATACCCCTGCTATTCAGACAGCAAGCTTCAGAATGTACATCAAGacaaatttgtttcttttcGTCTTTGCCCTTGGCTTTTATCTATCCCTCAAGCTTCTTGATATTGACTTGCTATGGTCTGTTCCAAAGGCCAAGAAGTGGTGTGCCAACCCAGACTGGATAAACATTGACACAACTCCATTTGCTGGACTGGTGAGGAATTTAGGTGCACTCTTTGGTTTAGGTCTTGGAATTAATTCTGAAATGTTCATCACAAGCTGCAAAGGTAAAAATAGCTGCAAGATAAGTTTCCGCATATTGTGTATAGCTGCTTCTTTAGCTACCCTGCAGCTGTATAATTTTGTTAAGATACCTACTCATACTGAGTATTTGTTCTACATTCTCTCTTTTTGTAAGAGTGCAGCTATGCCTCTGACTGTAGTTGCCTTGGTTCCATACTGTGTCCACTCGTTAATGGGGACAACTGAAAAGAAACTGAATTAG
- the SPC25 gene encoding kinetochore protein Spc25, whose product MGNAPAEDEVALFERDMKEFWVQFKISYGTEQNNQTSALKDLCKETLEALAAKWSKKLKEEDLMIDKIHECENEILQQSKYIAEKEQQLSEIKSKLNQEQEQQKKLTDSIQELEEELMKKMEIKASKNKAAEEKVEKVSKIKALFKEHLALEMRRIPDEQLQFIFRHIDRKDPDKPYICTLSINEQGDYEVTSCTPPLDCMAELQLKLRETNNFSAFVANIRKAFTALSYKQSA is encoded by the exons ATGGGTAACGCACCGGCGGAAGATGAAGTGGCACTCTTTGAAAGAGATATGAAAGAGTTTTGGGTCCAGTTTAAAATCAGTTATGGCACTGAACAGAACAATCAGACTTCAGCGCTGAAAGATTTGTGCAAGGAGACTTTAGAAGCTCTTGCAG CGAAATGGTCCAAGAAGCTGAAAGAAGAGGACCTGATGATTGACAAAATTCACGAGTGTGAAAATG AGATTCTCCAGCAAAGCAAATATATAGCAGAAAAGGAACAGCAAttgtcagaaataaaatcaaagctAAATCAAGAAcaagagcagcagaagaaattgACTGACAGCATCCAAGAGCTTGAAGAAGAGTtgatgaagaaaatggaaa TAAAAgcttcaaaaaataaagctgccGAGGAGAAAGTGGAAAAAGTGAGCAAGATTAAAGCATTGTTTAAAGAGCATCTTGCGTTGGAGATGCGTAGAATTCCGG aTGAGCAATTACAGTTCATATTCAGACACATTGACCGCAAAGATCCTGATAAGCCGTACATTTGTACCCTTTCCATAAATGAACAAGGGGACTATGAAG TGACTTCCTGTACTCCTCCTCTGGACTGTATGGCAGAGTTACAGCTTAAACTGAGAGAAACTAacaatttttctgcatttgttgCCAACATCAGAAAAGCTTTCACTGCTTTATCATATAAACAGTCTGCATGA